A region from the Stutzerimonas stutzeri genome encodes:
- a CDS encoding ExbD/TolR family protein gives MRMRRHHYQQEEDTGIDLTPMLDVVFIMLIFFIVTSSFIKESGVEVQRPQADTASAQDKGNILIAVTADGQVWIDKQAVDVRSVRAHVERMRVDQPEGAVVVQADQDARTGLVVQVMDQARLAGVQDVALAATSGAP, from the coding sequence ATGCGTATGCGTCGCCACCATTATCAGCAGGAAGAAGACACCGGCATCGACCTGACACCGATGCTCGATGTGGTCTTCATCATGCTGATCTTCTTCATCGTCACCAGCTCCTTTATCAAGGAGTCCGGCGTCGAGGTTCAGCGGCCTCAGGCTGATACCGCCAGCGCCCAGGACAAGGGCAACATCCTCATCGCGGTGACTGCCGACGGCCAGGTCTGGATAGACAAGCAGGCCGTGGATGTGCGCAGCGTGCGTGCGCACGTCGAACGCATGCGCGTCGATCAGCCCGAAGGCGCCGTGGTGGTGCAGGCCGATCAGGATGCCCGGACCGGGCTGGTGGTGCAGGTCATGGATCAGGCGCGTCTGGCCGGGGTTCAGGATGTGGCCCTTGCCGCTACGTCGGGAGCGCCGTGA
- a CDS encoding MotA/TolQ/ExbB proton channel family protein, with protein sequence MTDLHGQWLRLIDSAYSLLDFMAAGGAVMWALAALCVLYWTLVFERLWFMRRVFPRWVESRRQAWAQLGNESGNWQRAVRSAWLAQAQQQLAGPLRMSKTLVAMYPLLGLLGTVSGMIAVFDVLALNGTGNPRGMAAGVWQATLPTMAGMVLAITGLFSLARLERISRQALDRLADQLRHD encoded by the coding sequence GTGACTGATCTGCATGGCCAATGGCTGCGTCTGATCGACAGCGCTTACTCGCTGCTCGACTTCATGGCGGCGGGCGGCGCGGTGATGTGGGCGCTGGCAGCCTTGTGCGTGCTCTATTGGACGCTGGTGTTCGAGCGACTGTGGTTCATGCGCCGGGTATTCCCACGCTGGGTGGAAAGCCGACGCCAGGCGTGGGCGCAACTGGGTAACGAGTCCGGCAATTGGCAGCGCGCCGTGCGCAGCGCCTGGCTGGCCCAGGCCCAGCAGCAGCTCGCCGGCCCCTTGCGGATGAGCAAGACCCTGGTGGCCATGTACCCGCTACTGGGATTGCTCGGTACCGTCAGCGGCATGATCGCGGTATTCGATGTGCTGGCGCTCAACGGCACCGGCAACCCTCGCGGCATGGCCGCGGGCGTCTGGCAGGCGACCCTGCCGACCATGGCCGGCATGGTGCTGGCCATCACTGGACTGTTCAGCCTGGCACGTCTCGAACGTATTTCGCGCCAGGCTCTCGACCGGCTGGCCGACCAGCTGCGTCACGATTGA
- a CDS encoding MotA/TolQ/ExbB proton channel family protein has protein sequence MNRLLTLLLIGLLPALAQAAEPLTPEQLLQRIRSERAAEVDAMQEREQAFIQNRSEQAQLLAQAKATLEKQKAEAERLKAEFDRQEAELTEQEKLLAQRVGHLGELFGVVRQSAGDIAGQWQDSLLNAQYPERLKRLKALAESRTLPSAEDLDGFWMTLLEDLTASGQVERVKLPVVGADGQRSEQSVLRIGNFSAFTEDNFLRYDSDARELLTPGRQPAGMGMVDGYLSSNEALATLPIDPTRGSLLAQLQRQPQLWDRVQQGGLVGWVILVLGAIGLCLAIWRMVYLARVGRAVNRQTRELSQPRDDNPLGRIIGVLGPKPQLSDLETLELKLDEAILQETPPLERGQPLLKLLSAVAPLLGLLGTVTGMIVTFQAITQSGGGDSRLMADGISQALVTTVLGLVVAIPLLFLHSLLASRSKALIQLLEQQSAGLIALHLSGTPRRD, from the coding sequence ATGAATCGTTTATTGACCCTGTTGCTCATTGGGCTACTGCCTGCGTTGGCCCAGGCCGCCGAGCCATTGACCCCCGAACAGCTGCTGCAGCGCATTCGCAGCGAGCGCGCCGCGGAAGTCGACGCCATGCAGGAGCGTGAGCAGGCTTTCATTCAGAACCGCAGCGAGCAAGCGCAGTTGCTGGCACAGGCGAAAGCCACACTTGAAAAACAGAAAGCCGAAGCCGAGCGTTTGAAAGCCGAGTTCGATCGCCAGGAGGCCGAGCTGACCGAGCAGGAAAAGTTGCTGGCGCAGCGGGTCGGCCATCTTGGCGAACTCTTCGGCGTGGTTCGCCAGAGTGCCGGTGATATCGCCGGGCAGTGGCAGGACAGTTTGCTCAATGCGCAATACCCGGAGCGGCTCAAGCGGCTCAAGGCGCTGGCCGAAAGCCGGACGCTGCCATCGGCCGAAGATCTGGACGGCTTCTGGATGACACTGCTCGAAGACCTCACGGCCAGCGGACAGGTCGAGCGCGTCAAATTGCCGGTAGTGGGTGCCGACGGCCAGCGCAGTGAGCAATCGGTACTGCGTATCGGCAACTTCTCGGCGTTCACGGAAGACAATTTCCTGCGCTACGACAGCGATGCTCGTGAGCTGCTGACACCTGGTCGCCAACCTGCCGGCATGGGAATGGTGGATGGCTATCTGAGCAGCAACGAGGCCTTGGCAACGCTGCCGATCGACCCGACTCGCGGTTCGCTGCTGGCGCAACTGCAGCGTCAGCCCCAGCTATGGGACCGTGTTCAGCAAGGCGGGCTGGTCGGCTGGGTGATTCTGGTGCTGGGTGCCATCGGCCTGTGCCTTGCCATCTGGCGCATGGTTTACCTGGCCCGTGTCGGGCGCGCGGTGAACCGGCAGACGCGTGAGCTTAGCCAGCCGCGCGATGACAACCCGCTGGGACGGATCATCGGCGTGCTGGGACCGAAGCCACAGCTTTCGGACCTCGAGACGCTGGAACTCAAGCTCGACGAGGCCATTCTGCAGGAGACGCCGCCTCTCGAGCGCGGCCAACCGCTGCTCAAGCTGCTCAGCGCCGTCGCACCCTTGCTCGGCCTGCTGGGCACGGTGACCGGGATGATCGTGACCTTCCAGGCCATCACCCAGAGTGGCGGTGGCGATTCACGGTTGATGGCCGACGGTATCTCCCAGGCGCTGGTGACCACGGTTCTCGGCCTGGTCGTGGCGATTCCGCTGCTGTTCCTGCACAGCCTTTTGGCCAGCCGCAGCAAGGCGCTGATCCAACTGCTCGAACAGCAGAGCGCCGGACTGATCGCGCTGCACCTGTCGGGGACACCGCGCCGTGACTGA